Below is a window of Polyangiaceae bacterium DNA.
GCGACCGCCTTCTGGAAAGCCTCCTTGGCGCCCTTCAGGTCGTTCTTGCCGCTGCCGCGCACGATGCCGACGTACATCCAGGCCTTGGCGATGACCGCTGGGCTGCACTTGTCGCCGCAGGCGTTGATGGTGCCCGTCAGCGTGGCCTCGGCCTTGTCGAACTCCGTTGCCAGGTAGTGGGTGTTGATCGCCTCGTCGATCTTCTTCGTCGCTGCCGCGTCCCGCGGTGCCGCGGAGGCGGTGGCTGCGGCGAACGCCACGAGGGCTGCGGTGAGGAGCTTCAGGAGCGGTCGGCGATACACGGGGCTGTTCTCTCCGTAAGGGTGGTCGTGGGTCGTTCGAAGCTTTCGGCCGTCGGGGGCCACCCCCGGAGGTTCGCCGACGCCCCGATCAGCTCAATCAATTCCCCTGGGTCTTCGGGCAGCCTTCCTTGGCTCCCTCGGTGCGTACGAACTGAACGCGGCGGTTCAGCGCCATGTTCTGCTCGGAGTTGTTCGGGACCAGGGGGCGCTCGAAGCCGTAGCCGTGCGAAGTCAGGCGGCTGGCCGGGGTGCCGTGCGACACCAGGTACTTCATGACGCTCGCCGCGCGCTTGTCGCTCAGGGTCTTGTTGTACTTCGCGCTGCCACGGTTGTCGGTGTGACCTTGGACCTCGATCTTGATGTCGGGGTTCTTGTTCAGCACGTCGACGACGGCATCGAGGACTCCGAAGCTCTCCTTGCGGATCACGGCCTTGTTGTACTCGAAGTGGATCTGCTGGGTGATCTTCACCTCGCAGTCCGTGACGACCACCAACGCCGGTTTCGCCGGGCAGCCGAGCGGCTCCTGAGTCGCCGAGCCGATCTCGTTCGGGCACTGGTCTTTCAGATCGAGGACGGTGTCCTTGTCGTTGTCCGGATCCGGGCAGCCGTCCTCGTCCTCGTAGCCGTCGGGATCCTCCGGCTCGTTGGGGCACTTGTCCTTAGCGTCGAGGATGCCGTCGAGGTCGTTGTCCACATCCGGGCAGCCGTCGTCGTCGAGGTACTGGTCCTTGTCCTCTGGCTCGAGCACGCAGGAGTCGATGGAGTCCGTCAGCCCGTCGCCGTCCGTGTCCGGATCGTCGGGGCAGCCGTCTTCGTCCTTGAATCCGTTGAAATTCTCTGGCTCGTCCGGGCAGGCATCCTCCGGATCGAGGAAGCCGTCGCCGTCGCGGTCACCCGGCGCGGGCTTGGGCTTCGCCTTCATCTCGACGAAGCCGCGTTCCGCGCAATACTGCGGCGGCGAGAGGAACACCGCCGCGTGGGCGTTCGGCTCGGCGATCCACAGGTGCCGCTTGGCGTTGGAGATGAAGCCCTGATCGAGCTCCATGGCGGCGAACTTCAGGTGGCTCTGCGCCGTCGCCAGCTCGCGCGGAGCACAGCGGACGGCGCCGTTGCGCTCCGCCTGTTCGGCGACCTTGCTCAAGCCCTCGATTTGTCCGCGGAGCTTCGGTCCGTTGGCGCAGGCCGCGAACGAGAGCGCCGGCACCAAGACGACGAGCGCCCAGGCGAGAACGCGCTTCATCGGCCACCTCCGCGGTGCGCGTCGCGCGACAGGCGGACGGCTTTGTCCGCGTACTCTTCTGCGATCTCGGCGAGGTTGGATGCGTCGCTGTAGTCCGCCGACGCCGCTTCCTCCTGCGCCTTCTCCAGGTGCTGCTGGGCGTAGAAGTACTCGTACGGCGCGAGCTTCTCCGCGCCGAGCTCGCGCGCTTCTTCGAGTCGGCTCGCCGCGGAGTTCGCCTGGAACACGTAGAGCGTGTGCCCGCAGCCGCCGAGCGCGAAGCCGAGCCCCATCACCGTGAGCGCGAATGGAACACGAAGGATCCCTCGCGCGCTGCCCCGACCGAAGCTCAGTTCCCTGGTCATCCGTTGCCCTCGGCTCGACAGCCGAAATTCGCTACGGGGACGCTACCAACCGACGGATTCCCCCGTCAATAAGCCCCTGCGTCCGAGCCTCGATCGCGCTGCCTCGCGCTGATTGCCGAAACCTTCCAGCTGCCCCTCGCGGTACGGCAATTGCCGTCTCCCGGCGGGGGAGCGGGCGTGCGCGAGCCCAGGATGCCCTCGCCGCGACGCAGGCGCTCCCGCGCGGAGAAACGGGCCAGCCGAAGTGGGCGGACGGGGCGCCGACCGAGCCGAGCCGACCCGGCTCCGGCCCGGTCTCAGATCTTACGAAACACGCCGATGACCTTGCCGAGCAGCATGGTCGGCTTGAAATCGCTGGCGCGGACCAGAATCGGAGCCATCTGGGCGTTCGCGGGCTGGAAGCGGACGTAGTCGCGCTCCGGGTAGTAGTACTTCACCGTGGCTTCGTCGCCGATGAGCGCGACCACGATCTCTCCCCGGTCGGCCGTGGCCTGCTTCTTCACGAAGATGTAGTCGCCGCTGAAGATGCCCGCGTCGATCATGCTGTCGCCGGCCACTTTCAGGCCGAAAACGTCCTTTCCGCCGCGCACCAGCATCTTGTCGATGCGCACGTTGTCGATGACGTTCTCCTCGGCCAAGAGCGGGGCGCCCGCAGCGACCCGGCCGACGACGGGGACATCCACCATGTCGTCGGAGGCAGACGGCACGCTCTTGAGCTTCGGGTCCTCGACCAGCTTGAGCGCCCGGCTCTTCATGTCCTCGCGGCGCAAGTATCCCTTGCGCTCGAGGGCACGGAGGTGATCGTTGACCCCGTTGGTCGACTTGATCCCCATGTGCTCCCCGATCTCGCGGAGGGTCGGCGGATATCCGCGCTCGTTGATCGAGTGGCGGATGAAGGCCAACGTCTGCTCTTGGCGCTTCGTGAGTCCTTGCATGATGAGCCAAGGCTACTGAACGGCCGTGCGGGCGTCAAATGTCCTACACAGTTTTCCCACATGGGCTCGAAAACCCAAGGATTTCTTGGCAGGGCAGGGGGGTCCCTCGGGTCGCGGATGAACGGTGCAGGCTGCGCGCCCGGCACCGAGCGGGCGCGCAGGGCACTCCGGATGTCGCTGCGCGTGTGCTCAGACTCGATTTTCGGCGCACTCCCGCGCCCCGCGTTCGCAGCCGTGCCCTGGCGTCGTCGTGGTCGTCATCGAGAAGCACTCCGGCGACGCCACGCGAAAGCTCCCACCTGACGGGGGGAATGCGCCGGCCTCGCCTGCCTTCTCGTGGGTCTCGGTCTCAGCGGCGGATTGCGATCTGCTCGTGCCAAGGCACGAAAGTCTCCCTAGAACTTCCCGCTCACCGACAGGAAGGTGAGCTTGTCCGTGGTCTCCCTCAGCCGACTGACCAGCATGCGGACGACGCTCCACAGGACCTCGTAGGCCAGATCCTTGTGCAAAAAGAGCAGGTCGTCGAAGCCGTCCTTGGGGATGGCCAGGAGCCGGCAGCGCTCGTGGACGCGGGCGTCCGCCGAGCGGGGCGACTCGTCGAGCAGCGCCATCTCACCGAATACCTCGCCGGGTCCGAGCACGGCGAGCGCTTCCTCGCCCATGCCTGGCACCTCGCGGCTGATGCGCACCTTGCCCTCGAGGATCAGGTACAGCTTGTCGCCGGCGTCCCCGTGCTGGAAGATCTTGGTGCCCGAGTTGTGGCGTTCTTCGGTCGCCACCTTCGCGATCAGCTCCAGCGCCTGGGGCTTCAGGCCGGAAAATAGCGCCACTTTGCGCAATTGCTCGACCCGCTCGACGCTCACGAGCCTCGCACTCTAAATCAACGCCCCGAGACCGGCCACTTCGGCGAGGGGGCCTCAGCGCGTGAACCGGACCGGGAACGGGCTGGTGGTCTTCACCACCGGCTGCCCTTCCTTGTCGACCCCGACGTTGTATTGCATGCGCATCGCGCAGCTCTTCGCGAGGCGACCGAAGCCGTGCCCGGGGTCGGACAGTACGTTGACGCTCTTGGCCCG
It encodes the following:
- a CDS encoding OmpA family protein; protein product: MKRVLAWALVVLVPALSFAACANGPKLRGQIEGLSKVAEQAERNGAVRCAPRELATAQSHLKFAAMELDQGFISNAKRHLWIAEPNAHAAVFLSPPQYCAERGFVEMKAKPKPAPGDRDGDGFLDPEDACPDEPENFNGFKDEDGCPDDPDTDGDGLTDSIDSCVLEPEDKDQYLDDDGCPDVDNDLDGILDAKDKCPNEPEDPDGYEDEDGCPDPDNDKDTVLDLKDQCPNEIGSATQEPLGCPAKPALVVVTDCEVKITQQIHFEYNKAVIRKESFGVLDAVVDVLNKNPDIKIEVQGHTDNRGSAKYNKTLSDKRAASVMKYLVSHGTPASRLTSHGYGFERPLVPNNSEQNMALNRRVQFVRTEGAKEGCPKTQGN
- a CDS encoding DUF4398 domain-containing protein; protein product: MGLGFALGGCGHTLYVFQANSAASRLEEARELGAEKLAPYEYFYAQQHLEKAQEEAASADYSDASNLAEIAEEYADKAVRLSRDAHRGGGR
- the lexA gene encoding transcriptional repressor LexA; translated protein: MQGLTKRQEQTLAFIRHSINERGYPPTLREIGEHMGIKSTNGVNDHLRALERKGYLRREDMKSRALKLVEDPKLKSVPSASDDMVDVPVVGRVAAGAPLLAEENVIDNVRIDKMLVRGGKDVFGLKVAGDSMIDAGIFSGDYIFVKKQATADRGEIVVALIGDEATVKYYYPERDYVRFQPANAQMAPILVRASDFKPTMLLGKVIGVFRKI
- a CDS encoding cyclic nucleotide-binding domain-containing protein; amino-acid sequence: MSVERVEQLRKVALFSGLKPQALELIAKVATEERHNSGTKIFQHGDAGDKLYLILEGKVRISREVPGMGEEALAVLGPGEVFGEMALLDESPRSADARVHERCRLLAIPKDGFDDLLFLHKDLAYEVLWSVVRMLVSRLRETTDKLTFLSVSGKF